In the Festucalex cinctus isolate MCC-2025b chromosome 10, RoL_Fcin_1.0, whole genome shotgun sequence genome, one interval contains:
- the LOC144026839 gene encoding BEN domain-containing protein 5-like isoform X4 → MQKKMKIPKMSIRNSGNSIENSFGGERMPLRHKKALSQDHGRPISNSSKSLAAVVARLERNAANSCMEGEEDLDEDRLAEEGEDADDEDEDMEAEQQQQEHHHHHPHHQQQQQQHLEVDTDVAAAVVPRVLYDELVVSYRQQEEEMRRLQQELERTRRQLVQQTKKLKEYGSLLTEVKELRDFNRRLQDVLLMRLGSEPMHDNGTQTIKAEVVEPIVETQETFREEANTSSSYSPSPRTVYTCNDGKVHLGGGIWVEEEKWHQLQRTQGDSKFTKNLAVMIWGTETLKNRSVTGVATKKKKDALPKPPLSPSKLKIVRECLYDRVSQETADSAEITQRLSKVNKYICEKIMDINKSIKNEERRESKLLIRQTVKMENFTYDGV, encoded by the exons GCCCTATCGCAGGACCATGGCCGCCCCATTTCAAACTCCTCCAAAAGTTTGGCAGCAGTGGTAGCTCGCCTGGAGAGAAATGCAGCCAACTCCTGTATGGAAGGCGAAGAGGACCTTGATGAGGATCGACTagctgaggagggagaggatgctgacgatgaagatgaagatatgGAAGCagaacagcagcagcaggaacatcatcatcatcatcctcatcaccagcagcagcagcagcaacatctTGAGGTGGACACGGATGTGGCTGCGGCGGTGGTTCCTCGCGTCCTATACGACGAGCTGGTGGTCAGCTACAGGCAACAGGAGGAGGAGATGAGGAGGCTGCAGCAGGAGTTGGAGAGAACACGTCGGCAGCTGGTACAGCAGACCAAGAAACTAAAGGAATATGGCAGCCTGCTAACTGAAGTCAAAGAACTCAGGGACTTCAATCGACGGCTGCAGGACGTGCTTCTCATGCGGCTGGGCAGTG AGCCTATGCACGACAATGGCACTCAGACAATCAAGGCTGAGGTGGTCGAACCCATTGTTGAAACCCAGGAAACATTCAGAGAAGAAGCCAACACCAGTTCCAGCTACTCACCATCTCCGAGAACAGTCTACACATGCAACGATGGCAAG GTACACCTTGGTGGAGGGATCTGGGTGGAGGAAGAGAAGTGGCACCAGTTGCAGCGCACCCAGGGAGACTCCAAGTTCACAAAGAACCTGGCTGTCATGATCTGGGGCACAGAAACCCTCAAAAACCGCAGCGTCACTGGAGTGGCTACTAAAAAGAAGAAAGACGCCCTTCCCAAACCTCCCCTCTCACCAAGCAAGCTGAAAATTGTCCGAG AGTGTCTGTACGACCGAGTGTCCCAAGAGACGGCAGACAGTGCGGAGATAACGCAAAGATTGTCCAAAGTGAACAAATATATTTGCGAGAAGATCATGGACATCAACAAGTCCATCAAGAACGAGGAGCGGCGGGAGTCCAAGCTGCTCATCAGACAGACAGTCAAGATGGAGAACTTTACCTATGACGGCGTGTAG